In one Microbacterium invictum genomic region, the following are encoded:
- a CDS encoding glycoside hydrolase family 13 protein, producing MTSPDTVTTPADRASTPGSEWWRTAVIYQIYPRSFADTSGDGIGDLPGVTAHLDDLAELGVDAIWLSPFMRSPQKDAGYDVADYCDVDPLFGTLADFDDMLEAAHARGIRVIVDLVPNHSSDQHEWFQQALAAAPGSPERARYIFREGRGIDGDVPPNNWDSVFGGPAWTRVTEADGTPGQWYLHLFDTSQPDFDWTNEEVREEFRRILRFWLDRGVDGFRVDVAHGLVKAEGLPDYTPPSTADSMGGGEVNVPYWGQDGVHDVYRDWHELLDQYEGDRVLAAEAWLPTADKTALWVRSDEMHQAFNFPYLSTPWNADELREVIDESLRAFPGVGAPSTWVLSNHDVVRHASRLALTAENPQGHGIGPKSPGKPIPDVGLRRARAATTVMLALPGSSYLYQGEELGLPEVVDLPDDARQDPTWFRTGGERYGRDGCRVPLPWQSDAPAFGFSSTGEAWLPQPADWTTLARDVQRADGASTLSLYRSLLAERRTHQLGAGKLEWLDGFGADVVAFRNGPVRVVANLGGAPVELPAGEILVASGPIDGRSLPVDTAVWLTED from the coding sequence ATGACTTCGCCCGATACGGTCACAACCCCCGCCGACCGCGCCTCCACCCCCGGTTCCGAGTGGTGGCGCACCGCCGTCATCTACCAGATCTATCCCCGCTCGTTCGCCGACACCTCCGGTGACGGCATCGGCGACCTCCCGGGCGTCACCGCTCACCTCGACGATCTCGCCGAGCTCGGTGTCGACGCGATCTGGCTCTCGCCCTTCATGCGCAGTCCCCAGAAGGACGCCGGCTACGACGTCGCCGACTACTGCGACGTCGACCCGCTCTTCGGCACGCTCGCCGACTTCGACGACATGCTCGAGGCCGCGCACGCCCGCGGCATCCGGGTCATCGTCGACCTCGTCCCCAACCACTCCTCCGACCAGCACGAGTGGTTCCAGCAGGCTCTGGCCGCCGCGCCCGGCAGCCCGGAGCGTGCGCGCTACATCTTCCGCGAGGGTCGCGGCATCGACGGCGACGTGCCCCCGAACAACTGGGACTCGGTGTTCGGCGGCCCGGCGTGGACGCGCGTGACCGAGGCCGACGGCACCCCCGGCCAGTGGTACCTGCACCTCTTCGACACCTCGCAGCCCGACTTCGACTGGACCAACGAAGAGGTGCGCGAGGAATTCCGTCGCATCCTGCGCTTCTGGCTCGACCGCGGCGTCGACGGCTTCCGCGTCGACGTCGCCCACGGCCTGGTGAAGGCTGAGGGCCTGCCCGACTACACCCCGCCGTCCACCGCCGACTCGATGGGCGGCGGCGAAGTCAACGTCCCCTACTGGGGCCAGGACGGCGTGCACGACGTCTACCGCGACTGGCACGAGCTCCTCGACCAGTACGAGGGCGACCGCGTCCTCGCCGCCGAGGCATGGCTGCCCACGGCCGACAAGACGGCGCTCTGGGTGCGCTCGGACGAGATGCACCAGGCGTTCAACTTCCCGTACCTCTCCACGCCGTGGAACGCTGATGAGCTGCGCGAGGTCATCGACGAGTCGCTGCGGGCATTCCCGGGCGTCGGCGCCCCCAGCACCTGGGTGCTGTCGAACCACGATGTCGTCCGCCACGCCTCGCGCCTGGCGCTGACGGCCGAGAACCCGCAGGGCCACGGCATCGGTCCGAAGTCGCCCGGCAAGCCGATCCCAGATGTCGGACTGCGGCGTGCCCGCGCGGCGACGACCGTCATGCTGGCCCTGCCCGGGTCGTCGTACCTCTACCAGGGCGAGGAGCTCGGCCTTCCCGAGGTCGTCGACCTGCCCGATGACGCCCGTCAGGACCCGACCTGGTTCCGCACCGGCGGCGAGCGATACGGCCGCGACGGGTGCCGCGTGCCGCTGCCGTGGCAGAGCGACGCGCCCGCATTCGGCTTCAGCAGCACCGGCGAAGCCTGGCTGCCGCAGCCGGCCGACTGGACGACGCTGGCTCGTGACGTCCAGCGCGCCGACGGCGCCTCGACCCTGTCGCTCTACCGCAGCCTGCTCGCCGAGCGCCGCACCCACCAGCTGGGTGCCGGCAAGCTCGAGTGGCTCGACGGGTTCGGCGCCGACGTCGTGGCGTTCCGCAACGGCCCGGTGCGCGTGGTCGCGAACCTCGGCGGCGCACCGGTGGAGCTGCCCGCGGGTGAGATCCTGGTCGCGAGCGGCCCGATCGACGGTCGATCGCTGCCCGTCGACACCGCGGTCTGGCTCACCGAGGACTGA
- a CDS encoding adenine phosphoribosyltransferase, with product MNASGPLARAESLIAVIPDYPSPGIQFRDITPLLADADAFRAVIDALIAPFAGTFDVVAGVEARGFLLAAAAAIAADTGVVPVRKAGKLPRPAAAVDYALEYGQATIEVHDDLPRGARVLLVDDVLATGGTLAAAHELFTAVGAEVTGTAVLLELEALGGREVLGRVERDIHTVFRA from the coding sequence GTGAACGCTTCCGGCCCCCTCGCTCGCGCCGAATCGCTGATCGCCGTCATCCCCGACTACCCGTCGCCCGGCATCCAGTTCCGCGACATCACGCCTCTCCTCGCCGATGCCGACGCGTTCCGCGCCGTGATCGACGCGCTCATCGCCCCCTTTGCGGGCACCTTCGACGTCGTCGCGGGCGTGGAAGCCCGCGGGTTCCTCCTCGCCGCCGCTGCGGCGATCGCCGCCGACACCGGCGTCGTGCCGGTGCGGAAGGCCGGCAAGCTCCCGCGGCCGGCTGCCGCGGTCGACTACGCCCTCGAGTACGGCCAGGCGACGATCGAGGTGCACGACGACCTGCCCCGCGGTGCGCGTGTGCTGCTCGTCGACGACGTGCTCGCCACTGGCGGCACCCTCGCTGCCGCCCACGAGCTGTTCACCGCCGTCGGCGCCGAGGTCACCGGCACCGCGGTGCTCCTCGAGCTCGAGGCGCTGGGCGGTCGGGAGGTGCTGGGTCGCGTGGAACGCGACATCCACACCGTCTTCCGCGCATGA
- a CDS encoding LacI family DNA-binding transcriptional regulator, with product MVSIDEVARLAGVSTATVSRALSGRGHVSATAKTRVEDAAKSLGYVVSASASSLASGRRRNIGVLVPFLDRWFFSTVLSGISTSLMRRGYDITLYSLTNDAAERHAIFENFLRRQRVDGVIAISLELGEEELERLRQLDLPVIAIGGPSPRLDTLTMDDVAVARLATEHLLALGHRDIAHIGASPEFDVDFHVPTQRRQGFEQALADAGFPARPALYEPADFTIEGGFRAAKQLLGRPGERPTAIFAASDEMAIGALLAARELGYRVPEDLSVIGIDGHELGEFFRLSTVDQFPLGQGERAAAAILAEIDATVPPEDRPSRRLPYELIVRGSTARAAG from the coding sequence GTGGTCAGCATCGATGAGGTGGCACGCCTGGCAGGCGTGTCCACCGCCACGGTCTCCCGCGCCCTGAGCGGCCGGGGCCATGTCTCGGCCACAGCCAAGACGAGGGTCGAGGATGCCGCGAAGAGCCTCGGCTACGTCGTGTCGGCGTCGGCGTCGAGCCTGGCGTCGGGCCGCCGGCGCAACATCGGCGTGCTCGTGCCGTTCCTCGACCGCTGGTTCTTCAGCACGGTGCTGAGCGGCATCTCGACCTCGCTCATGCGCCGCGGCTACGACATCACGCTGTACAGCCTGACCAACGACGCCGCCGAGCGGCACGCGATCTTCGAGAACTTCCTGCGCCGCCAGCGCGTGGACGGCGTCATCGCGATCTCGCTCGAGCTCGGCGAGGAGGAGCTCGAACGGCTGCGCCAGCTCGATCTGCCGGTCATCGCCATCGGGGGGCCGAGCCCGCGGCTGGACACCCTGACGATGGATGACGTCGCCGTGGCCCGGCTCGCCACCGAACACCTCCTCGCCCTCGGCCATCGCGACATCGCCCACATCGGCGCGAGCCCCGAGTTCGACGTCGACTTCCACGTGCCGACCCAGCGGCGGCAGGGGTTCGAGCAGGCGCTGGCCGACGCCGGCTTCCCTGCCCGGCCGGCCCTCTACGAACCGGCCGACTTCACGATCGAGGGCGGCTTCCGCGCCGCCAAGCAGCTGCTCGGACGCCCCGGCGAGCGCCCCACGGCGATCTTCGCCGCCTCGGACGAGATGGCGATCGGGGCGCTGCTCGCCGCGCGCGAGCTCGGCTATCGCGTGCCCGAGGACCTTTCGGTCATCGGCATCGACGGGCACGAGCTCGGCGAGTTCTTCCGGCTCTCCACGGTCGACCAGTTCCCCCTCGGCCAGGGCGAGCGGGCCGCCGCGGCGATCCTCGCCGAGATCGACGCGACGGTGCCGCCCGAAGACCGCCCCTCGCGGCGCCTGCCGTACGAGCTGATCGTGCGCGGCTCGACCGCCCGCGCGGCGGGCTGA
- a CDS encoding amidohydrolase, giving the protein MALDLDAIYTDLHRHPELSFQETRTAGVIAQRLTELGIEFEEGVGRTGLVAVIRNDGAADHDASQDSGADDGERGPVVWLRADMDGLPVEERTGLAYASTARGIDPHGLAVPVMHACGHDMHVTALLGALERLVATTAQWRGTIVAVFQPAEEYGAGSQAMIADGVLDRFPRPDIVLGQHVTPLPAGTIGVRPGTQMAASDGLRVTLLGRGGHGSRPHSTIDPVVMAAATVMRLQTVVSRETDPRDVAVVTVGSIHAGLKNNIIPAEAVLELSLRYPDDEARARVLEKVERIVRAEAQASGAEEEPVIRVDHSLPPTINDDDATARLRAAFARAFGDDKVVDPGMFTGSEDVSWFAREAGAPLVFWFWGGVDPQVYAEAAASGRIERDIPTNHSPFFAPMLQPTLDNGVANLVTAAREFLARR; this is encoded by the coding sequence ATGGCCCTCGACCTCGATGCGATCTACACCGACCTCCACCGTCATCCCGAGCTGTCATTCCAAGAGACCCGCACCGCCGGCGTCATCGCGCAGCGTCTGACGGAGCTCGGGATCGAGTTCGAAGAGGGCGTCGGGCGCACGGGTCTGGTCGCCGTGATCCGCAACGACGGTGCAGCTGACCACGATGCCTCGCAGGACTCCGGCGCGGACGACGGCGAGCGCGGACCGGTGGTGTGGCTCCGCGCCGACATGGACGGCCTCCCCGTCGAGGAGCGCACCGGTCTGGCCTACGCCAGCACCGCGCGCGGCATCGACCCGCACGGCCTCGCCGTTCCGGTGATGCACGCGTGCGGGCACGACATGCACGTCACCGCCCTGCTCGGTGCCCTCGAGCGCCTCGTCGCCACCACCGCCCAGTGGCGCGGCACAATCGTCGCGGTCTTCCAGCCCGCCGAGGAGTACGGCGCCGGGTCGCAGGCGATGATCGCCGACGGTGTGCTCGACCGCTTCCCCCGCCCCGACATCGTGCTCGGCCAGCACGTCACCCCGCTCCCGGCCGGCACGATCGGTGTGCGCCCGGGAACCCAGATGGCCGCCTCCGACGGGCTGCGGGTCACCCTCCTCGGCCGAGGCGGTCACGGGTCGCGCCCGCATTCGACGATCGACCCGGTCGTGATGGCCGCGGCGACGGTGATGCGCCTGCAGACGGTCGTCTCGCGTGAGACCGACCCGCGCGATGTCGCCGTGGTCACCGTCGGATCGATCCACGCGGGCCTGAAGAACAACATCATCCCCGCCGAGGCCGTGCTCGAACTCAGCCTCCGCTACCCCGACGACGAGGCCCGCGCCCGGGTGCTGGAGAAGGTGGAGCGCATCGTCCGGGCCGAGGCGCAGGCCTCCGGCGCCGAGGAGGAGCCGGTCATCCGCGTCGACCACAGCCTGCCGCCGACGATCAACGACGACGACGCGACCGCGCGCCTGCGCGCTGCGTTCGCCCGCGCCTTCGGCGACGACAAGGTCGTCGACCCCGGGATGTTCACGGGCAGCGAGGACGTGTCGTGGTTCGCCCGCGAAGCGGGCGCGCCCCTGGTGTTCTGGTTCTGGGGCGGCGTCGACCCGCAGGTCTACGCCGAGGCCGCCGCATCCGGTCGCATCGAACGCGACATCCCCACCAACCACTCGCCCTTCTTCGCCCCGATGCTCCAGCCCACCCTCGACAACGGGGTGGCGAACCTCGTCACCGCGGCGCGGGAGTTCCTCGCGCGTCGGTGA
- a CDS encoding MerR family transcriptional regulator, producing MSIGEFARLAGVSVRMLRHYDHLGLLVPERVDPWSGYRSYGAAQLERANRIVALKDLGFTLDQVGRMLDGGLSQEDIALLLSERREELRSQIAADRHRLAAVEARLRVIQKEIPMTEYIETALPELHVVQQTARIEEMSQIEAEIGYMFTRVNEAIAAAGAPHVGPGVAIYTTDGDGMIAAAAEQIGDAETPPGLERATVPAASRALTGRYEADDLLGIQRAWQDLVAEGERRGLSPAGPAREVYLETPMDPAGTRWVVDLQQPVG from the coding sequence TTGAGTATCGGAGAATTCGCCCGGCTGGCCGGAGTGTCGGTCCGGATGCTGCGCCACTACGACCACCTCGGTCTGCTCGTCCCCGAGCGTGTCGACCCCTGGAGCGGCTACCGCTCGTACGGGGCCGCACAGCTCGAGCGCGCCAACCGCATCGTCGCCCTGAAGGATCTCGGGTTCACCCTCGATCAGGTCGGACGGATGCTGGACGGCGGCCTCTCGCAGGAGGACATCGCGCTCCTCCTCAGCGAGCGGCGCGAGGAGCTGAGGTCGCAGATCGCTGCAGACCGGCATCGGCTCGCCGCTGTCGAGGCGCGTCTCCGCGTCATCCAGAAGGAGATTCCCATGACGGAATACATCGAAACCGCTCTGCCCGAACTGCACGTCGTGCAGCAGACCGCGCGCATCGAGGAGATGTCGCAGATCGAGGCCGAGATCGGCTACATGTTCACGCGGGTGAACGAGGCCATCGCCGCCGCGGGGGCGCCGCACGTCGGCCCCGGGGTGGCGATCTACACCACCGACGGCGACGGCATGATCGCCGCCGCGGCGGAGCAGATCGGGGATGCCGAAACCCCGCCGGGGCTCGAGCGGGCCACCGTGCCCGCGGCATCCCGCGCTCTCACCGGACGCTACGAGGCCGACGACCTGCTGGGGATCCAGCGCGCGTGGCAGGACCTCGTCGCCGAGGGCGAGCGACGGGGACTGTCACCGGCCGGGCCTGCCCGCGAGGTGTACCTCGAGACGCCGATGGACCCGGCCGGCACCCGCTGGGTCGTCGACCTGCAGCAGCCGGTCGGCTGA